From Orcinus orca chromosome 3, mOrcOrc1.1, whole genome shotgun sequence, a single genomic window includes:
- the ADGRE3 gene encoding adhesion G protein-coupled receptor E3 isoform X8, whose translation MNSMNIRCSDIIQGNTQGPSAVAFISYSSLGNIINATVFEEVNEKHQVYLNSQVVSAAIGPQRNTSLSQPVTLSFQHVQIKPSIKKVFCVYWKGTKEGGHWSTEGCFLIQANKTHSICNATHLSSFAVLMAFDTQEKDPTLTVITYVGLSLSLLCLLLAALTFLLCKAIQSTSTSLHLQLSLCLFLAHLLFLTAIDRTEIKVLCAIIAGALHYLYLASFTWMLLEGLYLFLTARKLTVVNHSSINRFMKKLMFPVGYGVPAVIVAISAASRPHLYGTPDHCWLDLNQKFIWAFLVPVCAIICVNFVFFILVLWILKRKLSSLNSEVSTIQNLKMLTLKATAQLFILGCTWCLGVLQLGSAARVMAYLFTIINSLQGFFIFLVYCLLSQQVRKWFGEIIKSKSEPETHTLSSRFGPDSKPSEDK comes from the exons ATGAACTCCATGAATATCCGCTGCAGTGACATCATCCAGGGAAATACACAAG GTCCCAGCGCAGTTGCCTTTATTTCATACTCTTCTCTTGGAAACATCATAAATGCAACAGTTTTTGAAGAGGTGAATGAGAAACATCAAGTTTACCTGAACTCCCAGGTAGTGAGTGCCGCTATTGGACCCCAAAGGAACACATCTCTCTCCCAGCCTGTGACTCTAAGTTTTCAGCACGTGCAG ATAAAGCCCAGTATCAAAAAGGTCTTCTGCGTCTACTGGAAAGGTACAAAGGAGGGCGGCCACTGGTCCACGGAGGGCTGTTTCCTGATACAAGCAAACAAGACTCACAGTATATGCAATGCCACTCACCTGTCCAGTTTCGCTGTCCTCATGGCCTTCGACACACAG GAGAAGGATCCCACACTAACTGTGATCACCTATGTGGGGCTGAGCCTGTCTCTGCTGTGCCTCCTCCTGGCAGCCCTCACCTTCCTGCTGTGCAAAGCCATCCAGAGCACCAGCACTTCGCTCCACCTGCAGCTCTCACTCTGCCTCTTCCTGGCCCACCTGCTCTTCCTAACAGCCATCGATAGAACTGAGATCAAG gtgCTATGTGCCATCATTGCAGGTGCCTTGCACTATCTCTACCTGGCCTCCTTCACCTGGATGCTGCTGGAGGGCCTGTACCTCTTCCTCACTGCACGCAAACTGACGGTGGTCAACCACTCCAGTATCAACAGGTTCATGAAGAAGCTCATGTTCCCAGTGGGCTACGGAGTCCCGGCTGTGATCGTGGCCATTTCCGCAGCATCCAGGCCTCATCTTTATGGAACACCTGATCA CTGCTGGCTCGACCTGAACCAGAAATTCATCTGGGCTTTCCTCGTCCCCGTCTGTGCCATTATCTGT gtgaattttgtattttttatcttgGTTCTTtggattttgaaaagaaaactttcCTCCCTCAACAGTGAAGTGTCAACCATCCAGAATCTAAA GATGCTGACACTCAAAGCAACAGCTCAGCTCTTCATCCTGGGATGCACATGGTGTCTGGGCGTCTTGCAGTTGGGCTCAGCTGCCCGTGTCATGGCCTACCTCTTCACCATCATCAACAGCCTTCAgggtttcttcattttcttggtCTACTGCCTCCTCAGCCAGCAG